The window tcttctcaacAAGCTTTGAAGCATCATTGTTTTGGATTGAAACTGTGCAACTAAATATATAAATAGCATTAGAGTATGCTTATTTATAATTGCAAGTATTTTCAACCTCATAAACAACTTTACATTTGGAGATTCATTCCATGAAGATGGTTTGAGCATGGTTAACAATTTAGTAGGAAACTTGCAATCACTTATAAATTCAGGAAAGCAAGACTTACGACTCCTATCACGGAAGGAAGCCATCCTTTATACAAAGCACGTGGACCTTCCTCACGAAGTATGGTGGATAGGGCATGGACCATTCCTCTGTACTGATAAGGAGACTTCTCTGTCTGCAGAGCAGGAAAGAGGATTTTCAAGAAAGGAGTATCAGCAGAGCGCTACATAGTCATAGCACGGTATGCAGAACATCAGAACAGGCAATATTTCTTCCAAAGAACTCATAAATTACCTGCACAGTGATTCTGCCCCGCACCATGTCCATTGGGTAAGTTGCAGACATGGCAATTATGCCAGCACAAGCTCCAGCTCCAAGACGTAGTATGGGAGTGTGCTGAGCGTTCTCTGTGGAAAAAGGAAGATGTCAGTCCAATTGATGCAAAATTCTTGGGATAGCTTTCTGTTCCTTTTTCATTTATTCTAAATACTAGCATGGTATGACTTCATATGTGCACAAAAGACCCAGCAAAACCATCAGATAATCTTCATTTACTTACACATTAGAAAGAACTTTATCAGATGATCTTTTGCCTACCAAGTCAAATGAGCATGGTAGGTGCAGAATACTCTAGCAAGTAAATGCTCACAAATATGGGGCTTGAAAATGTCTTTTGACCTTTGGCAATCAATCAGGCCGCTTGCCTAGTAGGACTTACACTTCACGGCTACTAGAAAATCCAGTAGTGAACACAGGCAGCACATGGAGGCAAAACTGAATTGCATTGAAGGAGAAAAGCTCTAATCTTTAAAACCTTATTTGGCAACTGAAGTTATGGATAGATCAGGATGAGGATGCATATACTCTAACCTAAATCCAGATTTGCCTTGAAATATGAATTTTGTCAGGTTTATTTTTTGCTGACTCAGCTGATGTTTTGACTTGATTTAACGTCTTGAACTGTATGTGTTGTGGGTTAACATTGCTTACTCTGAATTAAAATGGTCGAATGAGATTAATATAAGGCCTGTTGCAAAGATAAACTATATTGATAAGCTGAAGCACTAGAAAATAGTAGGATCCTGGAAAAGAAATAAGCTCACGCAAATAAATTGGAGAGCAAGCATTTATGATCGGGCATAACCAATATTTACTTCCTCTTTTCTTATCTTAATAATTCTATCTTCTTTTAAATGGATGATTCCTGACAAGCATAACTGAAAGAAAAGTTTCTTCCAAAAGGGTCATCCActataaggaaaagaaaatattgGCGAGTATATAGCCATTACCCAGCTTTGGCCCCTCAATCCAGGGTGCTGGAAGGGTTGAACTAGGTACAGACCCAACCTCCGGCTCATTTTGCACGAAGTGGCTGCTTGCAACTAGAACCCGAATTTGCGCACTAGAACAGATTGAGCTTTTATCTCCCACCAGGCCATGGTCCTTTTTAGACAAAATAATAAGCAGACATAGCAACAAGGAGAAGGAGAGTACAGAACTACAGATATATCCCATTGCTAAATAAAACATAGCATCTGTAACGACCAACGTATAAGAGTATTCTTTTCATGACTAACAACCAAACATACATTAGCAGGAAATGAACTTGGACTAGAAGTAGCGTGAAAGGAGAAAAACAGAACTTAACAAAAACATGTACGAGCCCAAACTTAAGTAACGTTTCATCCAGTAGGAAAAGACTGCTTAAAGTTTTATAGAGATAGTAGGAAAAGAACTGTGTTTAAAGTTTTTTACATATCCGAAGAAGACTGTGTTTAAAGTTTTTTACATATCCGAAGAAGACTGTGCTTAAAGTTTTACACAGGTAGTGGGAAAAGAACGATGCTAAAAGTTTTATAGATATCTGTTTCATACACGGAATCTCATAGCTCATCTACAAAGAAATCATTGGAGGATGCCCCAATggtaaaaccaaaaaaaatacacATGAGAACTAAACAACCCAAAAGAAAGATAGACATACCATTGCCAGTTTGTTGCTGGTAAAGATATAGTATACCCCTGTTACAATATCAATGAAGAAGTCAATAGAGGGAATAGATACCAGATATTTGATTTTAAGGGTAACCTGAGAAACAAGTCTGAGTTACAAAAATTGCATAGTGATCGGATATGACCATACTTGGAGGCTTGCTCATAGCTGAAGAACTTGACTGCTGAGTTTGGGACGATACGTGCACAATTGGTGCCATTGCCCTTGAACAGTCCTTTGAACCCCTCAGTTCTCCAGATATATTTTAAGCCTGAAATGGTCCCATTGTATTTTATGCTATGTGGATTTTGAACCTGCACATCAGAAAGCATCCTGTTAAAATTAGGAGACTAGTTGAAAAAACCCCTTAAATGCAATGATAAATGTACCTGAGATACAAAAGATTAGACTCTTTCAAAGAAAATCCATGTTTGGAAAAAAGGTTTAACCATCCTAACCTTCAAAAGGAACAGAATTTGATCCAGTAATTACAAATTAAAGTATGGTCACAGTGCTCATTCAAATAAGTAAAGAATGTTCAAAGTTAGTTTATATTTTTCCTCTTTCAGTAAAACCATTGAATAGAGCAGAAACTGAAAGCATGAAACTACACTTCACCTGGAGCAATATCTTTAGCCGTTCCAGTGGGGCAACAGCAGTTCGGGACCTGCAGGATAAGGAGAGTACTAGTAAGTGCAGAATCAAGTCAAAGTTCAGGGAAAATAGAATATGTTCAAGCACTCATATATCACATGGATGATGGAACTCAATGTAGCAATATCCAGCACAAATAAGATTTTGCTAGATACTATGCGGCGGGCCTTCttgaaggtaggggtaaggtttgtgtacatactatcctccccagaccccacttgtgggattatactatgtctattattgttgttactatGCGGGGGGACAACCTAGTCAGATATCTCAAACTTTGAGATTATGCTTCCGGTGAAGGAGTCAGCCTTTTATAAAGAGGTTTGGATTCACAAGTTTTGAAAGATTATGCATGTTGAAGGCAAATTAATACAGAAGTATAAGTAAAATGGACCTTTGTTCCATCTTTGTTCGTCTCGAAAActgacttattttcttcaattcaaaaCTTCCTTCATGCAATTCAAACTAGCAGAAGTTATTACTACTTCTGCGCCAATTTATATGGAAATCTTACTTTGGACATCCCAAAATATTTTGtcttacaaaaataatatattcgCTTATAAAACTTTCATGTTCATAGAATTCAAGCACATTTAGCAAAACCATTTACACTTTGAAGTAATGTTTCATCCATAAAACTAAAATAACATTATAACATGTAAAATGATGTCACGTCAAATGGATGGAGAGGATATTACTTCATAAGTATCACATAAACTTGATGTGATGCCTTTAAACTAACTACTCCccgtttttaaatttcaaactaGTATCTTAACACATCTCTCTAGTCTCTCCAACTCAAAACAATAATCTATCCAGAAATTCGCTCGTACTCTCCATACAGGTCTATGAGATCCATAATTTTATTCGTTAAAGAGTTGGCAGTCACCATTGAGGGGGGATTTTAGGATTTAAACTCTATGGGTTCAATCTCTAAATCTTTTAGCATTGAACTTATTATATTTCTCaaattatgggttcatatctactatttattgcaagttaataaatttttacacataaattatgCTCCAcgacgaaaatactgttcaaatgAACCCGGTATTATAAGGCTAGATAGGCCCCTGTTATCACTCCCAGGAAGTAGAAACCACACAGTTCAGTCATCCGAGTTAAGAAGCATATACACACTACAATCTCATCAAAGTCTCTGTTTGAGATAAGTGTCAAAACATCAATGACATGCTGGAACACTCAAGACTCTTTCACACATGTCcgtcaaaaaaataaaacaaaattttcaataCTACACTCGCCAAATCATGTGATCAAGTGGCGAATAACAGTCATGAATACCTCATATACTGATGGAACACTGATCAGATTAGCAAATCTTAAAAACCAAAATTATAAATACGGATAAAAGCATAAACTTCGATCAAGCGAGCTTGAAATTGAGTCCATCAAATTCATGCATTCTAACTTTCTAACAAACTTTATTTATGACGTGAACTAATGTTAAAATAACATTCCATAAATCACAATAACGAAATTACTCCAAATTTAAGACAAAATGCTTAGGAAGTTTCTGGAGTATGTTCAACATTCAGTGATGGATAAACTTACAGGCCACCGGCGACACCTCCGGCGACGAGTGATTTACAGATACTGATAACGGCATGGCTTGTAGGCCTAATCTCTTGTCTCGCTAGCTTCGCCTCTTCAGCGAGATTCACAATTTTCTCCACCGCTGATTCGCTCGCCTTCACATCCTCAGAAGCCATATAAGATCGAGATCCGCCTAGTTTTTAGCTTTCAACCTTAACCTGAATCAATGATATACTCAAGATTCAAATTTATTGAAAACCGCAAATTTAATGGTCACAGTGTACTGAGACGAGGTTCTTTTTGGCGGCGGCTACGGCAATAAGCAGAGATCGATGGAAATGAGGCACGAAAAGTGAACGTGCAAAATCTGACTTTTATTCGACTGCTTTAATTAGTTAATGTAATTCGttcatttctttcttctttttttctttctcaaaaatactaattttttaaataaagaatGCACTTCCCTTATGCCTCCTTCATAATTTTATTCCTAACTTCGTGAACTGCTAGAGTACGTTGTACTTccgatttatcgattcgattttgacccttatggataattacttatcgattatcgatttgcACATGTGTTTATCGttatcatttcaataaggttttGATTTTTACGATTTtgatttatcgatttttggggcttatcgactcggttatcgattacaccaataagaaaatttgtgGGATTTCACGGAAAGTATATCGCTATAAAcacgcctaactaatatggacaaaaagaagctaaaataagacgaacaccgtttataacataaaaattgtgtcaacaagcacatgcaatgaaactaaagtaagggatcaaatgtatgtcaccaacactccaacggtataaaaaaaatacatcatcacTATCAAACCTCCTTTTTTCCTATACCTCCGGAAGggtgtaagggagtttttccaattaaaggacaatcgaaacgggatttatttattaagagattcaaagtcgccacttgggacaAATAACAGTACAAATAAGGGGGGGCAAGAATCTCTGGCAAGGGTttttgcagggttgtaatccagacatcgtcttgtgactcaaatccttctatcctttattttgtctagttcctttagtcgtattATCTCACTTAGTgttttctaggtttgtaaccccagtctagtttgtctgttttattgtccaaaccctttcaccatctctCTAATGCAAGTTTTTTATACCCCTTAAACTTTATCATTGTtgaacaaataattcaacaaatgAAGAAGGCTTAAACTGAATCATAGTCCCAATACGAATGTTTTCcttagtttgtttaattgtgttgtttgtacttggcatgttttgaaggttggaatgacgaaggcattttgttctgctatctaaacactttatcctttgttaccccttttgagctagagctgtcacacctccttttttcctacacccccggaagggtgtaagggagtttttccaattaaaggacaatcgaaacgggatttatttattaagagattcaaagtcgccacttgggagatttatggtgtcccaagtcaccagttgaatcccgaatcgagaaaaatatgactctgtttaacagtccacgaaccagaaattcgggtaaggaattctgttaactcgggagaaggtgttaggcattctcgagttccgtggttctagcacggtcgcttaactattatattcggcttaattatcttatttttaacaattatgaacctatgtgcaaattttagttttaaccgatgttattcattttttagagagaattgcaacgttattaaaatacgtctcgaaccacatcacataaatgcacccgtgatttttgacatatttttaacatcgttgagatttggatttgggtcacataaatgcgtaCCCGAGTTTAGGGAAATCAGTTATTAAAATAACGTACCTAAAAATGACTACACGTTTGCAATTTGCGGGGGCCATGATTTAATTAAACTTTATCATTGTTGATCTAATGCAAATAATCCGAAGGGacaggatttcaacttccgcaggtatcactgcttcagttccatatactaacaagtaaggagttgcacctactgaagtacggacagtagtgcgataacccaacaacgcaaatggtaatttttcatgccattgcctggaaccttctaccattttccgaagtatcttctttatgtttttgttggctgccttgactgctccatttgccttgggacgatataaggtggaattgcggtgtgtaatcttaaactgttgacatacctctttcatcaaattgctattaagattagcaccattatccgtgatgatcacctttgggattccaaactgacaaatgatatttgaatgaacaaaatcgaccactattTTCTTGGTTAcaaacttgaaagttttggcctcaacccatttggtgaaataatcaatggctactagaatgaaTTTATGCCCATTGGACACttctggctcaattggtccaatgatatccatgccccaagcaacgaagggtcATGGTGACGACATCGTGTGCAactccgatggtggagaatgtcatggtcattagagttggtatccacatctgataggtttctactttgtagttttcttgttaagaatcatctctttcctttgtcctttactctgttccttttgtcttgcttacttcttcttcctgagtcggtttggtcaaaataagtgaaaaatgacttcaaaatttgccaccagctttccaattgcacaaaacgggatctggccagtacatcagtgtcataagtcaggaaagaacaacaagcacactgagttggtagcaatcaacatgctttggggtccatgagaaatacaaaggtttggtatatttcaattcaCGAACAGTGCAACAGATAAAAGATGTTAGGTGaacgggtcaaaggtattctctgtgataaggtcaacaaagaaagtgtttaaccagtgacaagcgaggtcttccaagcagaaatcaaagttatcgtgacaaGTGAGGGAACAATAGACCTCAACGCCAGGGCTAGTGGTTTAAGTTAAGAAAAACAACATGCGCgatgagtgggtggcaattgtcgtgctttggaattcatgagaaacacaaaggtgcGGCACACGTCAACACAAGAGCacaatgcaacaagatggagggTGATAGGTGAACTAATCAAAGGTATTTttggtgaaacacaaaggttggtaaatgtcagttcatgagcaatgcaacagataaagggaaTTGCGTCTAAACGGGGAAGGagtattttctgtgataaagatgacagagaaagtggatAGTAcataagcaagcaaggtcctcgagtggAAATCAGTTACCATGGGAGGTGAAGGAGCAATCTCCCTCAAAGTCAAGAATGCCACAAcgaaccaccacgttttaaactgacgaaattttctttgatttgaaataggggcaAAATGGCATTTGTTTCAGGAAATCATCCGTAGGGAGAGTAAGTACTAGGCAAATTTGATCGcagaattctcaggaccctcctgaaaaatgggacttagtttaaatttcaaaacaatcatgagtagcataatTTAGCACAAATGTATTCCcagaggaatataagttggcCTGCATATTTAAAacatgattcaattaggagttttcaggaccctcctgaataatgagacCTAGTTTTAAAGATTTCCATTGAATCACAAGATGTAGCATAAAACTCTGTCATAAGGTAGTATAATTCAATCATAAAAGTGTCGTTTTAAGGACAAGactttattttgatttttaggaCCTTCCTAGATAATAGGATGTAGTTTaaaaccctcttagataacagGACTTAGCGGAAGTAATACCTTTAGAAGATACAACTTAGATCTATAATTGtcagttctcaggaccctcctggaaaatgggacttagtttaaaaattcaaaataatcatgagtagcagAATTGGGCATAAATGCACCATAGAGGATCATAAGTGGAGCTCCGAAGTTTGAATGTTTTACACTTTGGACATTACCCCATGAGAACAAAgattctgacttctcttctttcccCGACTGGTGGTCACGATTTTCTGCTTCCTCAACCTTTCCCCCAAGAAGAAACACCATTTTCCCACCCTTTTCCCCAATTTAGTCGGAAattctcaagaccctcctggaaaatgggacctagtttaaaaatcgAAACAATCGTGAAAAGCAAGATCTAGCATAGgagtaccccaaaggaatataagttgatttcaaagtttgcatgttttagataggattcaattaggaattTTCAGgcccctcctgaataatgggacctagctttgagAGTTTCCGTtaaataacaagatttagcaggattcata of the Nicotiana tabacum cultivar K326 chromosome 7, ASM71507v2, whole genome shotgun sequence genome contains:
- the LOC107767938 gene encoding mitochondrial adenine nucleotide transporter ADNT1, with amino-acid sequence MASEDVKASESAVEKIVNLAEEAKLARQEIRPTSHAVISICKSLVAGGVAGGLSRTAVAPLERLKILLQVQNPHSIKYNGTISGLKYIWRTEGFKGLFKGNGTNCARIVPNSAVKFFSYEQASKGILYLYQQQTGNENAQHTPILRLGAGACAGIIAMSATYPMDMVRGRITVQTEKSPYQYRGMVHALSTILREEGPRALYKGWLPSVIGVIPYVGLNFAVYESLKDWLVKTKPLGLVDDSAELGVVTRLACGAVAGTVGQTVAYPLDVVRRRMQMVGWKDASSILTGDGRSKAPLEYSGMIDTFRKTVKYEGFRALYKGLVPNSVKVVPSIAIAFVTYEQVKELLGVEIRISD